In one Thermomicrobiales bacterium genomic region, the following are encoded:
- a CDS encoding PhzF family phenazine biosynthesis protein, with protein RGQILAHQWIDNGPGWAVCRLATSEEVLRLNPDLSQIPKAMIGVIGAYPDGSEHAFEMRTFAPALGVPEDPVCGSMNASVGQWLFRTGAVTDGYRVSQGSRLGRAGDITITSGEHGTIWVGGVTTTLFRGEAII; from the coding sequence CGGGGTCAGATTCTGGCGCATCAGTGGATCGACAATGGGCCGGGTTGGGCCGTTTGTCGGCTGGCGACCTCGGAGGAAGTCCTCAGACTCAATCCCGATCTGTCACAGATTCCGAAGGCCATGATCGGTGTTATTGGCGCGTACCCGGACGGCTCGGAGCACGCGTTCGAGATGCGTACATTCGCTCCGGCGCTCGGCGTTCCAGAGGACCCCGTTTGCGGTTCGATGAACGCTTCAGTCGGCCAATGGCTGTTCCGCACTGGCGCGGTAACCGACGGGTACCGGGTGTCTCAGGGTTCACGACTCGGTCGCGCAGGAGACATCACGATTACGTCAGGTGAACACGGGACGATCTGGGTTGGTGGCGTGACAACGACGCTGTTTCGGGGCGAAGCAATCATCTGA
- a CDS encoding YbaK/EbsC family protein yields the protein MQTESTMRVQQFLDERQTGLQILYPDGDTATVQSAAATLGVEPGQIAKTLAVRAGHERFLLVMSGDARLDNAKFRARFGSKPRMLSADDAHELTGQPVGGVGPFGHPAPVDVFCDESLQKYDVIYPAAGSSASAVRVTPTQLADLTSATWVDVARDTASANASSA from the coding sequence ATGCAAACCGAAAGCACGATGCGGGTGCAGCAATTCCTGGACGAACGCCAAACCGGCCTGCAGATCCTCTACCCCGATGGCGACACCGCGACCGTGCAGTCGGCGGCGGCGACGCTCGGCGTCGAGCCCGGCCAGATCGCCAAGACGCTGGCAGTACGGGCCGGACACGAGCGCTTTCTCCTCGTCATGAGCGGCGACGCCCGGCTGGACAACGCCAAGTTCCGCGCGCGATTCGGGAGCAAGCCGCGCATGCTCTCGGCCGACGATGCGCATGAGCTCACCGGCCAGCCGGTCGGAGGTGTCGGACCGTTCGGGCACCCTGCGCCTGTTGATGTGTTTTGTGATGAGTCGTTGCAGAAATACGATGTCATCTATCCGGCAGCCGGAAGCTCTGCAAGCGCTGTGCGGGTGACGCCGACACAACTGGCCGACCTGACGTCGGCTACCTGGGTGGACGTGGCGCGTGACACGGCGAGCGCAAACGCGAGCAGCGCGTAG
- a CDS encoding ComEC/Rec2 family competence protein produces MGIIVALGIIVGVRLAIADLPLYAVFLMVGLLVIVVITTSTARALALCLMVSTAIGMAAGYRNQPEPVPPYVGRVQITTSAQVTSDPKQTSRGLSATVRWVDTHGVSRTSRLYADAHPRFHRGDEINVAARVRGLDADYLYASSVTVAQRATGLEASRARLRDWLDRTIRQRIGGSEGALALGLINGDDSAMTTRDADAVRHAGLSHITAVSGWNVTLVVASVGALVLALGRRGRMWVSAEILALAAYVWLVGSDAPVVRAAIMAGFVIVARQLGRPAHGPTLIALAAALMIAADPAAFSSLSFQLSILATAALILSLRLTSRYRGLAAVIIAPVAATSIIALVTAPALAASTGTFSLASIPANVAAGSLVVLAASATILLVATSWIPIVATAFAFLTWVLTHAILWIAALFARLPGGFIEFRQMDGAMLRLAMTLLTLTALLALPEGRFGFWQLQRWNQQDARIAPVACTSFALATVALIVVTF; encoded by the coding sequence ATGGGAATCATCGTCGCGCTCGGCATCATCGTCGGCGTCCGCCTGGCGATTGCCGACTTGCCGCTATACGCAGTCTTCCTTATGGTCGGCCTGCTCGTGATTGTGGTCATCACCACTTCCACGGCACGAGCACTGGCGCTGTGCCTCATGGTCAGCACAGCGATTGGCATGGCCGCCGGCTATCGTAATCAGCCAGAGCCAGTCCCTCCATATGTCGGACGTGTTCAAATAACAACTTCCGCGCAGGTCACCTCGGATCCGAAGCAGACCAGCCGCGGTCTTAGCGCCACCGTTCGCTGGGTTGACACGCACGGCGTCAGCCGAACTTCGCGGCTGTACGCTGACGCGCACCCAAGGTTCCATCGAGGTGATGAGATCAACGTCGCTGCGCGTGTCAGGGGTCTCGATGCCGACTATCTGTATGCCTCGTCGGTCACCGTCGCGCAACGGGCAACCGGGCTCGAAGCGTCACGCGCGCGCCTCCGAGACTGGCTCGATCGCACGATTCGGCAACGTATCGGCGGATCCGAAGGCGCACTCGCGCTCGGCCTGATCAATGGCGATGACTCAGCCATGACCACCCGCGACGCTGATGCAGTCCGACACGCCGGTCTCTCACACATCACAGCCGTCAGCGGCTGGAACGTTACGCTCGTTGTTGCATCCGTGGGCGCGCTGGTCCTGGCGCTCGGCCGTCGCGGGCGAATGTGGGTCAGTGCCGAGATTCTGGCACTCGCAGCGTACGTCTGGCTGGTTGGATCCGACGCGCCGGTCGTCCGGGCGGCGATCATGGCCGGCTTTGTCATCGTTGCACGGCAGCTTGGACGTCCAGCCCACGGACCAACGCTCATCGCGCTGGCCGCTGCGCTGATGATTGCTGCCGATCCAGCCGCATTCAGCAGCCTGTCGTTTCAGCTCAGCATCCTGGCGACTGCCGCACTGATCCTGTCGTTGCGCTTGACATCACGCTATCGAGGATTGGCAGCCGTCATCATCGCGCCAGTCGCCGCAACGTCAATCATCGCGCTTGTGACCGCACCGGCACTGGCGGCCTCCACCGGCACGTTCTCGCTGGCATCTATTCCGGCCAACGTCGCCGCCGGCAGCCTGGTGGTGCTGGCCGCCAGTGCAACGATCCTGCTGGTCGCAACGAGCTGGATCCCGATCGTCGCCACTGCCTTCGCATTCCTCACCTGGGTGTTGACCCACGCAATACTCTGGATTGCAGCGCTGTTTGCGCGCCTGCCCGGAGGGTTTATCGAATTCCGCCAGATGGACGGGGCGATGCTTCGCCTGGCGATGACACTGTTGACACTGACCGCGCTTCTGGCGCTGCCGGAAGGGCGATTCGGTTTCTGGCAATTGCAGCGCTGGAACCAGCAGGATGCCCGGATCGCACCGGTCGCCTGCACGTCGTTCGCGCTAGCGACCGTTGCCCTGATCGTCGTAACTTTCTAA
- a CDS encoding ComEA family DNA-binding protein, which yields MEEPQRLQWSMLARAAMIGVALGAVVVALVVSALRARSNASVVLTVHEAPDASIIRVYVGGEVAEPGIYTLDRGSRTADAIKSAGGASRDGDAEQLQLAAVLADGEQVIVPIARPTPRPTSNTPATTNESAMSTGLIDINSATAAQLEELPEIGPKIAERVIEFRTTNGPFTSIDQLVAIRGISERIVEILRPLVTVGP from the coding sequence GTGGAAGAACCGCAGCGCCTGCAATGGAGCATGCTCGCCCGGGCAGCCATGATCGGCGTCGCCCTGGGCGCGGTTGTCGTTGCGCTCGTTGTCTCGGCACTTCGTGCTCGGTCCAACGCGTCTGTTGTCCTGACCGTCCACGAGGCACCAGACGCATCAATCATCCGTGTCTATGTTGGCGGCGAGGTCGCCGAGCCGGGCATCTATACGCTTGATCGCGGCAGTCGGACAGCCGACGCGATCAAATCTGCCGGCGGTGCATCGCGCGACGGCGATGCCGAGCAGCTGCAGCTCGCGGCGGTGCTGGCCGACGGCGAGCAGGTGATCGTGCCGATTGCCCGTCCGACCCCGCGGCCCACCTCCAACACCCCCGCAACAACCAATGAGTCCGCTATGTCGACCGGTCTGATTGATATCAACAGCGCCACTGCAGCGCAATTGGAGGAGCTACCGGAGATCGGGCCAAAGATCGCCGAGCGGGTCATCGAATTCCGCACCACAAATGGGCCATTCACGTCAATCGATCAGCTCGTCGCGATCCGCGGGATCTCCGAACGCATCGTCGAGATCTTGCGTCCGCTGGTGACTGTCGGGCCGTAG
- the mfd gene encoding transcription-repair coupling factor → MSLAHLLPLFTDITLPELDRSVGAVRWMTDALSASARAAAIAALAERTRRPILVLVSRQEVADTLVANLGQLLPLNAAPLVWSVADPLPYEQMPHDPGLSAQRSVVLGKLSDSAGAAHPPVVVATARALMTSIRAPQTFGRDIIHLAVGDRIDDAGLVRRLVGAGYVHEPQVEGPGTLSRRGGILDIFTPGSNDAVRIELFGDEIDSIRRFDPLTQRSTERISQVTILPPIEYDLSDKASALDRLAQLDRTPLREEVNDEWERLIALLDAEAIPPSIDLLASFFPHNDLSLLDYLPRESVVITLDVQAIRLQFEQVDLQAGEVRNALELAGEIPVDLPVPYQRGENLRESIARFPVWEIGGADEDAALVPTGASFSDPPLFGGRIDLLIEQLRRELANGQRIVLATEQSERLRELLDEAGMYPRTFKRGAGGASTPPAPGTIDVIHAALTLGFRYEPAKLLVLSDLELFGTRKLVRAQARPVARKPRHVRQFRPGAYVVHVEHGVGTFSGLVRLDLSGVEREYLQVDYAGGDRLYVPVDQSDRLTPYESPAGEPRITRLSSAEWAKTTSRVRRAVREMAWELLQLYAAREAAEGHQFPPDSVWDAELSDSFPFRETPEQDKAIQDVKGDMESLRPMDRLVCGDVGYGKTEVALRAAFKAVNDGMQVAILVPTTILALQHFNTFRERLAAFPVRVEMLSRLRSKAEQAQIVRGVADGSVDIVIGTHRLLQKDVEFKNLGLLVVDEEQRFGVRHKEHVKRMRSSVDVLTMTATPIPRTLHLALSGLRDLSLITTPPRDRVPIRTFVTAADDSIIREAILREVARGGQVYVVHNRVQSIYRLCERLQELIPEASFGVAHGQMEERELERMVLAFIRQEFDVLICTTIIESGVDIPNANTIILDNAHALGLTQMYQLRGRVGRSTNRAYAYVLYPPNTPLSVEALERLEAIQEATELGAGFQVAMRDMEIRGAGNILGGEQSGHIAAVGFDLYTRMLAHAVEEIRAGHPIAEPEEVSLDIAVEAGIPDSYVADEQGRLDLYQRIAAAKNERGLIDLNAELRDRFGPVPESTELLFDLVRLRQRASRLGLTTIVERDGDILIRPVFGGKLSQQHLRRELGNGVRVTPNQIRLRVDDVRLPRLSALNYVLDVIAQRRASMAAQDSEGSEESSSASSDNIVRARSA, encoded by the coding sequence ATGTCGCTTGCTCACCTGTTGCCACTCTTCACCGACATCACCCTGCCGGAATTGGATCGGTCCGTCGGGGCTGTGCGCTGGATGACGGATGCGCTGTCGGCGTCGGCCAGGGCTGCGGCGATCGCGGCACTCGCAGAACGGACACGTCGACCGATCCTCGTGCTGGTCTCGCGGCAGGAAGTCGCAGACACACTCGTGGCGAACCTGGGCCAACTTCTGCCACTGAATGCTGCGCCACTCGTCTGGTCGGTGGCGGACCCCCTGCCGTACGAGCAGATGCCCCACGACCCCGGCCTGTCGGCCCAGCGATCGGTCGTGCTGGGAAAGCTGTCGGATTCGGCGGGCGCGGCGCATCCACCGGTGGTCGTTGCGACTGCGCGCGCGCTGATGACATCAATTCGCGCACCGCAGACATTTGGCCGCGACATCATCCACCTGGCCGTCGGTGATCGGATTGACGACGCCGGGTTGGTGCGGCGACTCGTCGGTGCCGGGTACGTTCATGAACCGCAGGTCGAAGGGCCGGGCACGCTGTCGCGACGCGGTGGAATTCTGGACATCTTCACACCCGGCTCAAATGATGCCGTTCGCATCGAGCTGTTTGGCGACGAGATCGACAGCATTCGTCGCTTCGATCCGCTGACGCAGCGATCGACGGAGCGCATTTCGCAGGTGACGATCTTACCGCCGATCGAGTACGACCTCAGCGACAAGGCATCTGCACTGGATCGCCTCGCGCAGCTCGACAGGACGCCACTCCGCGAAGAAGTCAACGACGAGTGGGAACGGCTTATTGCGCTGCTCGATGCGGAAGCGATCCCGCCCTCTATTGATCTGCTCGCATCGTTCTTCCCGCATAACGACTTGTCGCTGCTCGACTATTTGCCGCGTGAATCGGTCGTCATCACGCTTGATGTGCAAGCGATCCGATTGCAGTTCGAGCAGGTCGATTTGCAGGCTGGAGAGGTGCGCAATGCACTGGAGCTGGCCGGTGAGATTCCTGTTGACTTGCCGGTGCCGTATCAACGCGGCGAGAACCTGCGTGAATCGATCGCGCGCTTCCCGGTCTGGGAGATCGGTGGTGCGGACGAGGACGCGGCACTGGTTCCAACTGGTGCGTCGTTTTCTGATCCACCGCTGTTCGGTGGTCGCATCGACCTGCTGATTGAGCAGTTGCGCCGCGAGTTGGCCAACGGCCAGCGAATTGTTCTGGCGACCGAGCAGAGCGAACGGCTGCGCGAGCTGCTCGACGAGGCCGGCATGTACCCACGGACGTTCAAGCGCGGTGCCGGTGGGGCATCGACTCCGCCAGCACCCGGCACGATCGACGTGATTCACGCGGCGCTGACGCTCGGATTCCGCTATGAACCGGCGAAGCTGCTTGTCCTCAGCGATCTGGAGCTGTTCGGCACGCGCAAGCTGGTGCGGGCGCAGGCGCGTCCGGTGGCGCGCAAGCCGCGACACGTGCGGCAGTTTCGTCCCGGCGCGTACGTCGTCCACGTTGAGCACGGCGTCGGGACGTTCAGCGGGCTGGTGCGGCTTGATCTGTCGGGCGTCGAGCGCGAGTACCTGCAGGTTGACTACGCCGGCGGCGATCGGCTGTATGTGCCGGTCGACCAGTCGGACCGTCTGACGCCGTATGAGAGCCCCGCCGGTGAGCCGCGCATCACGCGGCTGTCGTCGGCCGAGTGGGCCAAGACGACGAGCCGGGTGCGCCGGGCAGTGCGCGAGATGGCCTGGGAGCTGCTGCAGCTCTACGCCGCGCGTGAGGCAGCCGAGGGACACCAGTTTCCTCCTGATTCGGTCTGGGATGCCGAGTTGTCAGATTCGTTCCCGTTCCGTGAAACGCCAGAGCAGGACAAGGCGATTCAGGATGTCAAGGGCGACATGGAGTCGCTGCGTCCGATGGATCGGCTCGTTTGTGGCGATGTCGGCTACGGCAAGACCGAGGTCGCGCTGCGAGCTGCGTTCAAGGCGGTGAACGACGGGATGCAGGTCGCGATCCTGGTTCCGACGACGATCCTCGCGCTCCAGCACTTCAACACGTTCCGCGAGCGACTGGCTGCCTTTCCGGTGCGCGTCGAGATGCTGTCGCGCCTGCGTAGCAAGGCCGAGCAAGCGCAAATCGTTCGAGGTGTTGCTGACGGCAGCGTCGATATTGTGATTGGCACGCACCGTCTGCTGCAAAAGGACGTCGAGTTCAAGAATCTCGGATTGCTCGTCGTCGATGAAGAGCAGCGCTTCGGTGTGCGGCACAAGGAGCACGTCAAGCGCATGCGGTCGTCGGTCGATGTGCTAACGATGACAGCGACGCCGATCCCGCGAACACTTCACCTGGCGCTGTCGGGGTTGCGCGATCTCTCGCTGATCACGACGCCGCCGCGCGATCGCGTGCCGATCCGGACGTTTGTCACTGCAGCGGACGACTCGATCATCCGCGAGGCGATCTTGCGCGAGGTGGCGCGTGGTGGCCAGGTCTACGTCGTTCACAATCGCGTGCAGAGTATCTATCGCCTTTGCGAACGCTTGCAGGAGCTCATCCCGGAGGCGAGCTTTGGCGTCGCGCATGGGCAGATGGAAGAGCGCGAGCTCGAGCGGATGGTGCTGGCGTTCATCCGCCAGGAGTTTGACGTGCTGATCTGTACGACAATCATCGAATCTGGCGTCGACATCCCAAATGCCAATACGATCATCCTCGACAATGCGCACGCGCTGGGCCTGACGCAGATGTACCAGTTGCGGGGACGGGTTGGTCGGTCGACGAACCGTGCCTATGCCTACGTGCTCTATCCGCCAAACACTCCCCTGTCGGTCGAGGCACTGGAGCGTCTGGAAGCGATTCAGGAGGCCACCGAGCTCGGTGCTGGCTTCCAGGTCGCCATGCGCGACATGGAGATTCGCGGCGCGGGCAACATCCTTGGTGGCGAGCAGTCCGGGCACATAGCCGCAGTTGGCTTCGACCTGTATACGCGCATGCTGGCCCATGCTGTCGAAGAGATCCGGGCCGGTCATCCGATTGCCGAGCCGGAGGAAGTCTCACTCGATATCGCCGTCGAGGCTGGGATTCCGGATAGCTACGTTGCGGACGAGCAAGGGCGACTGGATCTGTACCAGCGTATTGCTGCGGCGAAGAACGAGCGCGGACTGATCGACCTGAACGCCGAATTGCGTGATCGATTTGGACCAGTGCCGGAGAGCACTGAGCTACTCTTCGATCTCGTCCGATTGCGGCAGCGCGCAAGCCGACTCGGATTGACGACGATTGTCGAACGCGACGGCGACATTCTGATTCGACCGGTGTTTGGCGGAAAGCTCAGTCAGCAGCATCTACGACGGGAACTCGGCAACGGTGTGCGTGTGACGCCGAACCAGATCCGTCTGCGGGTGGATGACGTGAGGCTGCCGCGACTCAGCGCGCTGAACTATGTGCTGGATGTCATTGCTCAGCGCCGGGCGAGCATGGCCGCTCAGGACTCGGAGGGGTCGGAGGAGTCCTCTTCGGCCAGCTCGGACAATATCGTTCGCGCGCGCTCGGCCTGA
- a CDS encoding endonuclease MutS2, translated as MATDILTTLEFDRIQTAVANQCQFAVAADHAREFGPSSDPSTVRYLLRVTDEAYRLLEEQPGFGVGGCRDVRSQVERAEIGGVLQPDELLDVAATIAASRSVKRSFRRVEESEQRFPELDEFVGFIVELPAIEESIRRCIGEKGDVLDSASDALRTIRQQLRTAHGRLLERINRYLQHAAIQDPLVTQRDGRYVVPVRADRRGQLRGVVHDTSASGQTLYVEPMDVVDLNNRWRELQVAERHEIERILTALSSQVGGAANELSRTIEALSAIDLALAKARYASTTRSTLPAISDEQSPEGRRVILRRARHPLLDPATVVPIDLELGTSFRVLVVTGPNTGGKTVALKTLGLLSVMAQSGLFVPADEGCELPVFDGIFADIGDEQSIEQSLSTFSSHMVRVIAMLRGVSSHSLVLLDEMGAGTDPEEGAALARAIIMELLEVGCLAVTTTHYSELKAFAYSTPGAENGSVEFDLKTLSPTYRLIVGIPGQSNALAIARRLGMPDRVIDRARALVDPSVERADELLAEIRERRSQAEAAGREAEKHRIAAETLRRDAEQDRAEAEIERESARRDALAAVESELAEARQAIRRIRETPTRVAAEQVKPTTEAARRDLDQATKTVKKTARSRPPRVTKVAPIAVGDHVELVALGGDGEVLGFSPDGAEVDVQMGPFKVRQPVSSIRKLRSAVKPERRATPAMPPPRREVNVELHLRGQRAAGVDKLVDEYLHDAYLSRLPFVRIVHGKGTGALREVVQDVVRRHPLVEKYETPPHYEGGEGVTVVYLRES; from the coding sequence ATGGCAACAGACATCCTTACGACACTTGAATTCGATCGTATCCAGACAGCTGTCGCGAACCAGTGCCAGTTCGCGGTCGCGGCCGACCATGCGCGCGAGTTCGGCCCATCCTCAGATCCCTCGACCGTTCGATACCTGCTTCGCGTCACAGACGAGGCGTATCGTCTGCTGGAAGAACAGCCCGGCTTCGGTGTTGGTGGCTGCCGTGACGTCCGCAGTCAGGTCGAGCGCGCTGAGATAGGCGGAGTCCTGCAACCGGACGAACTGCTGGATGTAGCCGCCACCATTGCGGCGTCTCGCTCAGTCAAGCGATCGTTCAGGCGAGTCGAAGAATCAGAACAGCGTTTCCCTGAACTGGACGAGTTTGTTGGATTTATTGTTGAGCTTCCGGCGATTGAAGAGAGCATCCGCCGCTGCATCGGCGAGAAGGGTGACGTGCTCGATAGCGCGAGCGACGCATTGCGCACGATTCGCCAGCAGCTGCGTACGGCGCACGGCCGACTCCTCGAGCGCATCAATCGCTACCTGCAACACGCTGCTATTCAGGACCCACTCGTCACTCAGCGTGATGGTCGCTACGTCGTGCCTGTACGCGCAGACCGACGCGGGCAGCTCCGCGGTGTCGTGCACGACACCTCAGCCAGTGGCCAGACGCTCTACGTCGAGCCGATGGATGTCGTGGACCTCAACAACCGCTGGCGTGAGCTGCAAGTCGCCGAACGTCACGAGATCGAGCGTATTCTCACCGCGCTCTCCTCCCAGGTGGGCGGGGCCGCGAATGAGCTGAGTCGCACGATTGAAGCGCTCTCTGCCATCGACCTGGCTCTGGCGAAGGCGCGCTATGCGTCGACTACACGCTCGACGCTGCCGGCCATCAGTGACGAGCAGTCACCCGAGGGCCGCCGCGTTATCCTGCGCCGCGCCCGCCATCCGCTGCTGGATCCGGCCACGGTCGTGCCAATCGATCTGGAGCTCGGCACTTCCTTCCGCGTGCTGGTGGTGACCGGACCGAACACCGGCGGCAAGACGGTTGCACTGAAGACGCTTGGTTTATTGTCAGTCATGGCGCAATCGGGCTTGTTCGTGCCGGCTGATGAGGGCTGCGAACTGCCGGTCTTCGACGGCATCTTCGCGGACATCGGCGACGAGCAGAGCATCGAGCAGAGCCTCTCCACGTTTTCGTCCCACATGGTACGCGTGATCGCGATGCTACGCGGCGTCTCCAGCCACAGCCTCGTGCTGCTCGACGAGATGGGCGCAGGCACTGACCCCGAAGAGGGCGCCGCTCTCGCGCGAGCCATCATCATGGAGTTGCTCGAAGTCGGCTGTCTGGCCGTCACCACGACGCATTATTCCGAGCTGAAGGCGTTCGCCTATTCGACCCCCGGCGCGGAGAACGGCAGCGTTGAGTTCGACCTCAAGACGCTGTCACCGACTTACCGTCTGATCGTCGGCATTCCGGGACAGTCCAATGCGCTCGCCATTGCCCGACGGCTCGGCATGCCCGACCGGGTCATTGACCGTGCGCGCGCGCTCGTTGATCCCAGTGTCGAGCGCGCTGACGAATTGCTCGCCGAAATCCGCGAGCGGCGTTCGCAAGCCGAAGCCGCAGGTCGAGAGGCCGAGAAGCATCGTATTGCTGCCGAGACGCTGCGGCGTGATGCTGAGCAAGACCGCGCCGAAGCAGAGATTGAGCGCGAAAGTGCCCGTCGGGATGCGCTGGCGGCAGTTGAAAGCGAGCTCGCCGAAGCGCGGCAGGCGATTCGCCGCATTCGCGAGACGCCGACACGCGTCGCCGCTGAACAGGTCAAGCCGACGACCGAGGCCGCCCGACGTGATCTCGATCAGGCGACGAAGACGGTCAAGAAGACTGCTCGCAGTCGACCACCACGCGTGACCAAAGTCGCGCCGATCGCAGTGGGCGACCACGTCGAGCTGGTGGCACTTGGCGGTGATGGCGAGGTGCTCGGCTTTTCGCCAGACGGTGCCGAGGTCGATGTCCAGATGGGTCCGTTCAAGGTACGTCAGCCGGTGAGCTCGATTCGAAAGCTCAGAAGCGCCGTCAAGCCCGAGCGCCGGGCAACGCCAGCCATGCCCCCGCCACGCCGCGAGGTGAACGTCGAGCTGCATCTGCGCGGACAGCGCGCCGCCGGTGTCGACAAGCTCGTCGATGAGTATTTGCACGATGCCTACCTCTCGCGCCTGCCGTTTGTCCGTATTGTCCACGGCAAGGGCACCGGCGCGCTCCGTGAGGTTGTGCAGGATGTCGTACGCCGCCATCCGCTCGTCGAGAAATACGAGACGCCACCGCACTACGAAGGCGGCGAAGGCGTGACCGTCGTCTATTTGAGGGAGTCGTGA
- the lexA gene encoding transcriptional repressor LexA — MKELSKRQQNILEYIESFTDDRSYPPTIREIQEGLNISSTSVVDYNLKVLEQRNLLRRNRHISRGIEVVGRSNARRGVVSIPVVGRIAAGEPIPVPDDLATQEYVDTIELSTEVLGSRTEGLFALRVRGHSMVDALINDGDVVVLRHQNVCENGETVAVWLKSQRETTLKRLYREGARIRLQPANVTMDPIYTDAENVEIQGKLVTVVRPVIQ, encoded by the coding sequence ATGAAGGAACTGTCGAAGCGACAACAGAATATCCTGGAGTATATCGAGTCGTTCACGGACGATCGTTCGTATCCGCCAACGATCCGGGAGATTCAGGAAGGTCTCAACATCTCCTCGACGAGCGTTGTCGATTACAATCTGAAGGTCCTTGAACAGCGCAACCTCTTGCGTCGCAACCGCCACATCTCGCGCGGCATTGAGGTCGTTGGTCGCTCCAACGCCCGCCGTGGCGTCGTGTCGATTCCGGTGGTTGGCCGAATTGCAGCCGGTGAGCCAATCCCGGTGCCGGATGATCTGGCCACGCAGGAGTACGTCGATACCATCGAGCTGAGCACCGAAGTGCTGGGAAGTCGCACCGAAGGGCTCTTCGCGCTGCGGGTTCGAGGGCATTCGATGGTGGATGCGCTGATCAACGACGGCGACGTCGTCGTTCTGCGCCACCAGAACGTTTGCGAGAATGGCGAAACGGTCGCGGTCTGGCTCAAGAGCCAACGTGAAACAACACTGAAGCGACTCTACCGTGAAGGCGCGCGCATTCGTCTCCAGCCGGCCAACGTCACGATGGATCCGATCTACACGGACGCTGAAAACGTTGAGATTCAGGGCAAGCTGGTGACGGTCGTCCGACCGGTCATCCAGTAG
- a CDS encoding glycosyltransferase family 4 protein — MGHAPYDIVMLGTFAMWRLGTLQARALPFARELTERGFRCAIVTTPRDMQSERGVVEIIDGVTVINTESAGLNPAPAVREQLAWITRLQPKLVHVFKPRGYGGLAAQRCLGKLPVVVDCDDWEGDGGWNQHGSYPLPQRRLFDWQERTLQVRADAVTAASTLLAHRATSLRESDERVVRIPNGLAPAWIDALSSGRAVSSGDNDSPTVLLYSRFEEFPEEWPTTFARELRARCGSVRIRGIGGGLSSEVEQMGYVARDKLPQLLGSADITIYPYLDSLITRSKQSVKLLELMASGCAVVASDVGDVPAVLGDAGVLLPGHDPATFAAEVARLIDAPSMVSQLGKLAQVRVRDAYSIPVVVDDLVRLYSTFGVAA; from the coding sequence ATGGGACATGCACCATACGACATCGTCATGCTTGGCACGTTCGCGATGTGGCGTCTTGGCACGCTGCAGGCGCGGGCGCTGCCGTTTGCGCGCGAGCTAACCGAGCGCGGTTTTCGATGTGCAATCGTCACGACGCCGCGTGACATGCAATCGGAACGCGGCGTCGTCGAGATCATCGACGGCGTGACGGTGATCAATACGGAGTCGGCCGGACTGAATCCGGCACCTGCGGTTCGCGAGCAGCTTGCCTGGATCACGCGTCTGCAACCAAAACTCGTGCACGTCTTTAAGCCGCGCGGCTACGGCGGCCTTGCTGCTCAGCGCTGCCTCGGCAAGCTTCCAGTGGTCGTCGACTGCGACGATTGGGAAGGCGACGGCGGCTGGAACCAGCACGGATCGTACCCGCTGCCACAGCGCCGACTCTTCGACTGGCAAGAACGCACATTGCAGGTGCGCGCCGACGCGGTGACAGCCGCCAGCACTCTTCTCGCCCACCGCGCAACGAGCCTGCGAGAGAGCGATGAGCGCGTTGTGCGCATCCCAAATGGTCTGGCACCCGCCTGGATCGATGCGCTGTCGTCCGGGCGAGCTGTTTCATCGGGAGACAATGATTCTCCGACAGTACTGCTCTACTCACGCTTCGAGGAGTTTCCGGAGGAATGGCCGACAACATTCGCCCGTGAGCTACGGGCGCGCTGCGGCTCAGTCAGGATCCGTGGTATTGGTGGTGGGCTCTCTTCCGAGGTTGAGCAAATGGGATATGTCGCACGCGATAAGTTGCCGCAACTCCTCGGATCAGCCGACATCACGATCTATCCGTATCTCGACTCGCTCATTACGCGTAGCAAACAATCGGTGAAGCTGCTGGAGTTGATGGCGTCTGGGTGCGCCGTCGTTGCGTCTGATGTCGGGGATGTTCCGGCGGTGCTTGGTGACGCAGGTGTACTGCTGCCGGGGCACGATCCAGCCACGTTTGCAGCCGAGGTCGCGAGGTTGATCGATGCTCCATCGATGGTGAGCCAACTCGGCAAGCTCGCTCAGGTGCGCGTGCGAGACGCCTACTCTATTCCTGTCGTGGTAGACGATCTGGTTCGGTTGTACAGCACATTTGGCGTCGCAGCATGA